A single window of Sphingobacterium sp. ML3W DNA harbors:
- a CDS encoding cell envelope integrity protein TolA has protein sequence MVKYKLRRVDDPLWKSILEQTFADFLRFMFPEAESLFDLNKPFEYLDKEFETLFPPEKSNKGKRFVDKLVKVYMKGGGEQFIFCHIEVQSNKGNNDLEKRMFEYYYKITDRYQVPVCAIAILTDENKHYKPKLYEQSFLGTSLKYEFNYYKILSQNEEDLRSNPNPFAVVVLTAYLAIVYNHVTDQELKDIKHDLYEQMMKRDMEKTTRQGIYDFLAYYVSFEDQEIFIKFEQEIDTKLGRSTTMGTREYLLDKAKREGQEQERGLAAVRIKKLEALAEAEREKAEVEKAKAEVEREKAEMEKFESATKMLNSGFDVAMICDILSLTPEQVEKLK, from the coding sequence ATGGTAAAGTACAAATTAAGACGTGTTGATGATCCCTTGTGGAAATCGATACTGGAACAGACTTTTGCAGATTTCCTGCGATTTATGTTCCCCGAAGCTGAATCGTTATTTGACTTGAATAAACCTTTTGAATATCTCGACAAAGAATTTGAGACTTTATTTCCACCAGAAAAGAGTAATAAAGGTAAAAGATTTGTCGATAAGTTAGTAAAAGTCTATATGAAAGGTGGAGGTGAACAATTTATCTTCTGTCATATCGAGGTTCAGTCCAATAAGGGTAATAATGATTTGGAAAAACGGATGTTTGAATATTATTATAAAATCACAGATCGCTATCAGGTGCCAGTTTGTGCCATAGCGATATTGACGGATGAGAATAAACATTATAAACCAAAGTTGTATGAACAAAGCTTTTTAGGAACTAGCTTAAAATATGAGTTCAATTACTATAAGATTCTAAGTCAAAATGAGGAAGATTTACGGTCTAATCCGAATCCATTTGCTGTTGTGGTATTAACGGCGTATTTGGCTATTGTTTATAACCATGTGACTGACCAAGAGCTTAAGGATATCAAACATGATCTTTATGAACAGATGATGAAAAGAGACATGGAAAAGACTACACGTCAAGGTATTTATGATTTTCTGGCATATTATGTAAGCTTTGAAGATCAAGAAATTTTTATTAAATTTGAACAAGAAATCGATACAAAATTAGGAAGGAGCACAACAATGGGTACACGTGAATATTTATTGGATAAGGCTAAGCGAGAGGGACAGGAGCAAGAACGTGGATTAGCGGCAGTACGCATCAAGAAATTGGAAGCTCTTGCTGAGGCTGAAAGGGAGAAAGCTGAAGTAGAAAAAGCGAAAGCTGAGGTTGAAAGGGAGAAAGCTGAAATGGAAAAGTTCGAATCAGCTACTAAAATGTTGAATAGTGGTTTTGATGTAGCGATGATTTGTGATATTTTATCTCTGACACCGGAGCAAGTCGAAAAATTGAAATAA
- a CDS encoding alpha-2-macroglobulin family protein → MSWKPIIFSILAFLYSIALFGQSTLFNSQRQSSDFYIYKLNPEVLKKIHNGKVKFNEDMLTDFVQKGKSRAQKSSLPRGNYVEVRADENNLVYDEFIVDDLYAKVIPTEAFAVCLYDSLGNMITDAQVTMGKHQVSYDGELGYYKAKNAKTGDVVSILHKGVYHYLRVEKNWPYEEKVSFWQSLKTTWQRTKYNFKSLFRKKKHIDVQSFMVFNKPMYKPNDQVKFKAYLEDGKWKPNLDSVDVHVVGYAKDTVIAKLAPYRPGMYTYSFDLNVGLDLTLDKHYRVVLKSSKSKQALLEESFRHEDYELKSLTFSMKSDKTDFAKGDSIRLKLKVVNENDMPIYDGRVELKVVPNIYRTGKMKANQVNFVPDTLWQTTVSLTEVVEKEIVLPDSIFPSGIGLPFQVLATYLSSDNERHEQRLQLNLLDTEREIRIAVKDGQAEIKYFEKGIEKSSDAKIELLGENDEMLRIEQVRLPHIMPLAWQATEIGVEANGISEILDLAREQTAQLTYRFYRTTDSVLLTVNNPAAIPFWYQVRKANKMIASGYGTQLNRAFLERGKDGYSMQITYLFAGRAKVMKEDLPFMQKNLNLEVNTATTVYPGQKAAVQLSVTDKLGKPVPDVDITAYGFTSKFKYASVPNVKIGGLMRTAQPFQNFNFDLDEDQLRHQEALKDWARWSKEMQLDTIAFYQFLFPKVYYQASQPIAEVKSQISPYLMVNGLVQGVHMMWIDGVLTYAKQSQHHDDYIFEIYPGQHEFKFRTNDKEVVVKGFRVEKGSRTIVSFNISQDTIGFTYPDEKLGKGQILVKVLPKDDVGKLKDAEVTELKKQLISVTNNFGVWQLPNLNVPIEMPAYIQTSGDLFYLNPILNRAYNSRLRTQVPLPVLVGPFPRTEMYNGVPKIATLIVDTTSIGRFEIEGGYQYTLYEQYQKLKSFDADYIRKDAPYYKPQMDFKRKLWTRSDIYENVASKFKEIMQNSSGIAQSVLAKKDPKEPTFSLNLSYGLDAEQKLIKPALIFIEPAKAEDRRYYRLYYGAENSLRNLPVGDIILHVVKDDSTAYSLAVSLKSNGLNYLKLDGIQWQPRSTHAAVAYKMVRDETVAHKVLHPLRDSIQYEQRGNGQDLKINKAEFTAKRNNSSSVRILVYDGDAPVIGATVKNILTKQQYFSNFDGSIELKLSDEKAVQLQIIAIGYTPADIKVSMGKDYFVELKAEDNQLDEVVVLGMVAQKRVSMTGSVTSFTTNNTANLLEGKVSGVLIRGNSSTDAGAKPLILVNGVVFEGDFATLDPATIASVNTVKDQSMVALYGAKAANGVIMIQTKTGTAPATQTNAAMPYLESGNTMRVNFHDDAFWQPKLITDAAGKASFETTYPDDITNWRTIFIAKGVKDFADIQELNIKAFKAVSAHLGTPRFAIRGDQFNAMGRIVNYLGDSLDVLRTIHNGMDSIKTNLKIAKSYRDPIAVRAERGDSLQLSYAIGLSNGYFDGEKRSIPIFEKGLEQHQGDFKVLNGTEEYQLKTSSELGEITVHAEANSWEFIQREIAHIDAYKFLCNEQLASKLSALLSKKELTKLLAKPFEEEKKILNLLKELQKNKNAVGGWGWWNKGETVTWISNYVVSVLLDAEDAGYRTDLTRKLYIEREEESLKRSLASLDVLWNKDKLNMAKEGLFNSLVFLNRLDPNTDYKNYFLAIDGKLKSKSTKDMLLKYLLMAKLGVTDAHAADTVLKYASKTILGGMYWTARKASDKNERVFLNPTETHTENTLLAYEVLKTIGGHEPDLELIRNYFFAQKQQGNWNNIYESSRIIRSILPDLLKEGETFEAPVAIVNAKRITEFPYTQKFAPNEQIRVRKEGTGPLFLTAYQNFWNANPALEKDKGLTVSTRFKDGNGTVTTLKEGQPIKVEVTVSLTGEAEYIQLEVPIPAGCTYESKSPGYYRNEAHREHFKDRVVIFCPKLSKGTHTFEVELLPRYTGVYTVNPAKAELMYFPVFYGNEKMNEIVVE, encoded by the coding sequence ATGAGTTGGAAACCCATTATCTTCAGTATTTTAGCCTTTTTATATTCGATAGCCTTATTTGGGCAGTCGACATTATTCAACAGTCAACGTCAATCTTCGGATTTTTATATCTATAAATTAAACCCCGAGGTCTTAAAAAAGATCCATAACGGAAAGGTAAAATTTAACGAGGATATGCTGACCGATTTTGTTCAAAAAGGGAAGTCTCGTGCGCAAAAATCCAGTTTACCACGTGGCAATTATGTTGAGGTCCGTGCTGATGAAAATAACTTGGTATATGATGAATTCATCGTTGATGATCTGTACGCTAAGGTCATTCCGACCGAAGCATTTGCGGTTTGCCTGTACGATTCATTGGGTAATATGATAACCGATGCCCAAGTGACCATGGGCAAGCATCAGGTATCTTACGATGGGGAGTTGGGCTATTATAAAGCTAAAAATGCTAAAACAGGTGATGTTGTCAGCATCTTACATAAAGGGGTATATCATTATCTGCGCGTAGAAAAGAACTGGCCTTATGAAGAGAAGGTGTCCTTTTGGCAAAGTCTGAAAACAACGTGGCAGCGGACAAAGTATAATTTTAAAAGTCTTTTTCGTAAGAAAAAACATATTGATGTACAAAGCTTTATGGTCTTCAATAAACCAATGTATAAACCCAATGATCAGGTCAAATTTAAGGCTTATCTCGAAGATGGTAAATGGAAACCCAATCTAGATTCGGTGGATGTACATGTAGTGGGCTATGCGAAAGATACGGTCATAGCAAAACTTGCTCCATATCGTCCTGGAATGTATACCTATTCTTTTGACTTAAATGTGGGACTGGATCTTACCCTGGATAAGCATTACCGTGTTGTACTGAAGTCGAGCAAATCCAAGCAAGCTTTGCTTGAAGAGTCATTTCGACATGAAGACTATGAATTGAAAAGTCTCACTTTTAGCATGAAATCTGATAAGACGGATTTTGCAAAAGGGGATAGTATACGCTTGAAGTTAAAGGTTGTCAATGAGAATGATATGCCAATTTATGATGGTCGAGTTGAATTGAAAGTTGTACCAAACATCTACCGTACAGGAAAGATGAAGGCCAATCAGGTAAATTTTGTTCCGGACACGTTATGGCAGACAACGGTATCTCTTACTGAGGTGGTCGAAAAGGAAATCGTCTTACCAGATTCGATTTTTCCGTCAGGTATTGGGCTTCCTTTTCAAGTTCTAGCTACCTACCTCAGTTCTGATAATGAGCGACATGAACAAAGACTGCAACTCAATTTGCTCGATACGGAGAGAGAAATTCGTATCGCCGTTAAAGATGGGCAGGCGGAGATTAAATATTTTGAGAAAGGTATAGAAAAATCAAGCGATGCTAAGATCGAACTGTTGGGTGAAAACGATGAAATGTTGCGCATAGAACAAGTCCGTCTACCGCATATTATGCCGCTCGCATGGCAGGCAACGGAAATAGGAGTCGAGGCGAATGGAATTTCCGAAATCTTGGATTTGGCTCGGGAACAAACGGCACAGCTCACTTATCGGTTTTATCGTACGACCGATTCGGTGTTATTGACGGTGAATAATCCGGCTGCTATTCCTTTTTGGTACCAGGTGAGGAAGGCTAATAAGATGATTGCGTCAGGTTATGGTACGCAATTAAACCGAGCATTTTTAGAACGAGGAAAAGATGGGTATAGCATGCAGATTACCTATCTTTTTGCAGGTCGTGCCAAAGTTATGAAGGAAGATCTTCCTTTTATGCAGAAAAATCTGAATCTAGAGGTCAATACAGCGACGACGGTGTATCCTGGTCAAAAGGCTGCAGTGCAGTTGTCCGTAACCGATAAGTTGGGTAAACCTGTGCCGGATGTCGATATTACGGCGTATGGATTTACATCAAAATTTAAATATGCAAGTGTTCCAAATGTCAAGATTGGAGGGCTGATGCGGACTGCTCAACCGTTCCAGAATTTTAATTTTGATCTGGATGAAGACCAGTTGAGACATCAGGAGGCATTAAAGGACTGGGCGAGATGGTCTAAAGAAATGCAGCTTGATACGATTGCTTTTTACCAATTTTTATTTCCTAAAGTTTATTATCAGGCATCGCAACCGATAGCAGAAGTCAAAAGCCAAATTTCGCCATATCTGATGGTAAACGGTTTGGTGCAAGGGGTTCATATGATGTGGATAGATGGTGTTTTGACTTATGCGAAACAGAGTCAGCACCACGATGATTATATTTTTGAGATCTATCCGGGGCAGCATGAATTTAAATTCAGAACAAACGATAAAGAGGTTGTGGTGAAAGGATTCCGCGTTGAAAAAGGTAGCAGAACGATTGTATCCTTTAATATATCGCAGGATACAATTGGATTCACCTATCCGGATGAAAAGTTGGGAAAAGGACAGATCTTGGTCAAAGTGCTGCCTAAGGACGATGTTGGAAAACTGAAAGATGCAGAAGTAACGGAACTCAAAAAACAGTTGATCTCGGTAACCAATAATTTTGGCGTTTGGCAATTGCCAAACCTAAATGTGCCTATCGAAATGCCAGCTTATATCCAGACTTCAGGTGATCTTTTTTATCTGAATCCTATTCTGAACAGGGCCTATAATAGCAGGCTTCGGACCCAAGTGCCACTACCTGTTTTGGTAGGTCCGTTTCCGCGTACAGAAATGTATAATGGAGTGCCCAAAATAGCAACATTGATTGTGGATACGACATCAATTGGTCGTTTTGAAATAGAGGGTGGCTATCAATATACGCTTTATGAGCAGTACCAAAAATTGAAAAGCTTCGATGCGGACTATATTCGGAAAGATGCACCTTATTATAAACCGCAAATGGATTTTAAGAGGAAGTTATGGACACGTAGTGATATTTATGAAAATGTGGCAAGCAAATTTAAGGAGATCATGCAAAATAGCAGTGGAATCGCACAATCTGTATTGGCCAAAAAAGACCCCAAAGAACCAACCTTTAGCCTCAATTTAAGCTATGGTTTGGATGCTGAACAAAAGCTTATCAAGCCTGCTTTGATCTTCATAGAGCCTGCAAAAGCGGAAGACCGTAGGTATTATAGATTGTATTATGGGGCTGAAAATAGTTTGCGTAATTTACCTGTTGGTGATATCATCTTGCATGTGGTAAAAGACGATTCGACAGCATATAGTTTGGCCGTATCGCTAAAGTCGAATGGGCTAAATTATCTGAAACTAGACGGTATACAGTGGCAACCGCGATCAACTCATGCTGCGGTGGCTTATAAAATGGTCCGTGATGAAACTGTTGCGCACAAGGTATTGCATCCGCTTCGTGATTCTATTCAATATGAACAACGGGGTAATGGTCAAGATCTAAAAATAAACAAGGCTGAATTCACTGCAAAGCGTAATAACAGTTCGTCTGTTAGAATTTTGGTTTATGATGGTGATGCACCAGTGATCGGGGCTACGGTTAAAAATATCCTTACGAAACAGCAGTATTTTTCCAATTTTGATGGTAGTATCGAATTGAAGCTTTCGGATGAAAAAGCAGTACAGTTACAGATTATTGCGATAGGCTATACTCCTGCGGATATTAAGGTGTCTATGGGTAAGGATTATTTTGTTGAACTTAAGGCGGAGGACAATCAATTGGATGAGGTGGTTGTATTGGGGATGGTTGCCCAAAAGAGGGTAAGTATGACCGGGTCAGTTACAAGTTTCACGACCAATAATACGGCAAATTTACTAGAAGGGAAGGTGAGCGGTGTCTTGATTCGAGGTAATAGCAGTACGGATGCTGGTGCAAAACCGCTGATATTGGTGAATGGAGTGGTATTCGAAGGTGATTTTGCTACTTTAGATCCGGCTACAATCGCTTCAGTGAATACGGTAAAGGATCAGTCCATGGTTGCATTATATGGCGCAAAGGCTGCCAATGGGGTCATTATGATACAAACAAAAACTGGAACTGCCCCCGCAACACAAACTAATGCTGCTATGCCTTACCTGGAATCGGGTAATACGATGCGGGTCAATTTTCATGATGATGCTTTCTGGCAACCGAAGCTAATCACAGATGCAGCGGGAAAAGCAAGTTTTGAGACCACTTATCCAGATGATATTACCAATTGGAGAACAATCTTTATTGCCAAGGGCGTGAAAGATTTTGCAGATATCCAAGAGTTGAACATTAAAGCTTTCAAAGCTGTTTCTGCACATCTGGGTACTCCTAGATTTGCTATTCGTGGCGATCAGTTTAACGCAATGGGTAGAATAGTGAATTATCTTGGCGATAGTTTGGATGTGTTACGGACAATCCATAATGGGATGGATTCGATAAAAACGAATTTGAAAATAGCGAAGTCATACCGCGATCCGATTGCTGTTCGGGCGGAGAGGGGCGATAGCTTGCAGCTTTCGTATGCGATTGGTCTTTCCAATGGCTACTTTGATGGCGAGAAACGAAGCATTCCGATTTTTGAAAAAGGACTGGAGCAGCATCAGGGTGATTTTAAGGTGTTGAATGGAACAGAAGAATATCAGTTAAAAACATCATCTGAGCTGGGAGAAATCACCGTGCATGCCGAGGCAAATTCATGGGAATTCATCCAGCGCGAAATCGCACATATAGATGCTTATAAGTTTTTGTGCAACGAACAGCTGGCATCAAAATTAAGTGCGCTACTTTCTAAGAAAGAACTAACAAAACTCTTGGCGAAACCGTTTGAAGAAGAGAAAAAAATCCTTAACCTTTTGAAAGAATTGCAGAAAAACAAGAATGCAGTTGGGGGTTGGGGCTGGTGGAATAAAGGTGAAACGGTAACATGGATCAGTAATTATGTCGTTTCTGTACTATTGGATGCCGAGGATGCAGGATATCGTACAGATTTGACAAGAAAGCTGTATATCGAACGGGAAGAGGAGAGCTTGAAAAGAAGTCTGGCTTCTTTGGACGTTCTTTGGAATAAAGATAAACTCAATATGGCCAAGGAAGGGCTGTTTAACTCATTGGTGTTTTTAAACCGACTGGATCCTAATACGGATTATAAAAACTATTTCCTTGCTATTGATGGAAAGTTGAAGAGTAAGTCAACGAAGGATATGTTGCTGAAATATCTGTTGATGGCTAAATTGGGGGTCACGGATGCTCATGCCGCGGATACTGTGCTCAAATATGCTTCAAAAACAATTTTGGGCGGTATGTATTGGACTGCGAGAAAGGCTTCTGATAAGAATGAAAGGGTATTTCTCAATCCGACCGAGACGCATACTGAAAATACGTTATTGGCGTATGAGGTATTGAAAACAATCGGCGGGCATGAACCAGATCTGGAGCTTATTCGAAATTATTTCTTTGCACAGAAGCAACAGGGTAACTGGAACAATATATATGAGTCTTCACGGATCATTCGAAGTATTCTTCCAGATTTATTGAAAGAGGGTGAAACCTTTGAGGCACCTGTGGCGATTGTCAACGCAAAGCGTATTACCGAATTCCCTTATACGCAGAAATTTGCGCCGAATGAACAGATTCGTGTCCGGAAAGAAGGGACAGGACCGTTGTTTCTGACTGCATATCAAAACTTTTGGAATGCCAATCCTGCTCTTGAAAAAGATAAGGGTTTGACTGTTTCTACTCGATTTAAAGATGGAAATGGGACAGTAACTACGTTAAAAGAAGGTCAACCGATCAAAGTTGAAGTTACTGTATCGTTGACGGGAGAGGCTGAATACATCCAGCTTGAAGTTCCGATTCCTGCGGGATGTACTTATGAAAGTAAATCGCCCGGATATTACCGTAATGAAGCGCATCGCGAACATTTTAAGGATAGGGTAGTTATCTTTTGCCCCAAATTGAGTAAAGGGACGCATACTTTTGAAGTCGAGTTATTACCACGTTATACGGGGGTGTATACGGTAAATCCGGCAAAGGCCGAGTTGATGTATTTTCCGGTTTTTTATGGTAATGAAAAGATGAATGAAATCGTGGTGGAGTAG
- a CDS encoding MazG-like protein, whose translation MSKDNFEEIIGRSVAIREKYHELEMMHHGSEWTVEEDALAYLTDAGLVGRNIMAQQQRWPKSGSEADLEHKLGKNIWWLIVLAERSGINIQDAVNNFLTKTETALKK comes from the coding sequence ATGAGTAAAGATAATTTTGAAGAAATCATTGGTCGCTCCGTAGCGATTAGAGAAAAATACCACGAGCTGGAGATGATGCATCATGGAAGCGAATGGACTGTAGAGGAAGATGCGCTTGCTTATTTGACTGATGCTGGATTGGTAGGGCGAAATATAATGGCGCAACAGCAACGCTGGCCCAAAAGTGGTTCTGAAGCTGATCTGGAGCATAAACTAGGTAAAAATATTTGGTGGTTGATTGTATTGGCAGAAAGGTCCGGGATTAATATACAAGATGCTGTTAATAATTTTCTAACCAAAACAGAGACAGCATTAAAAAAGTAA